A window of Aeromicrobium sp. Root236 contains these coding sequences:
- a CDS encoding MerR family transcriptional regulator — MSAAPAETMSVEQLASRVGMTVRTVRFYAGRGLIPPPRREGRNGYYGPDHLARLELVRELQAHGFTLSAIEGYLENIPAGATPEQVALHRTLLAPWMADRPEELNREALELRAGRELDDHALEMLIALGVLEPTPTEDVFRVAPAHLAVGIQFIETDMPIEVAHASRRIFDAAGKAVAEEITEVFRTLWWPQLRDSGRTAEDITALVERFKPLTIQALVTAYETAVDEAKRETIRRRTEGS, encoded by the coding sequence ATGAGCGCCGCACCCGCCGAGACGATGAGCGTCGAGCAGCTCGCCTCCCGCGTCGGCATGACCGTGCGGACCGTGCGTTTCTACGCCGGCCGTGGGCTGATCCCGCCGCCGCGCCGCGAGGGGCGCAACGGCTACTACGGCCCCGACCACCTCGCCCGCCTCGAGCTCGTGCGCGAGCTGCAGGCCCATGGCTTCACGCTCTCGGCGATCGAGGGCTACCTCGAGAACATCCCCGCAGGGGCGACGCCCGAGCAGGTCGCGCTGCACCGCACGCTGCTCGCGCCGTGGATGGCCGACCGTCCCGAGGAGCTGAACCGCGAGGCCCTCGAGCTGCGGGCCGGTCGCGAGCTCGACGACCATGCGCTCGAGATGCTGATCGCCCTCGGCGTGCTCGAGCCGACGCCGACCGAGGACGTCTTCCGGGTCGCGCCCGCGCACCTCGCCGTCGGCATCCAGTTCATCGAGACCGACATGCCGATCGAGGTCGCGCACGCCTCCCGCCGCATCTTCGACGCCGCCGGCAAGGCCGTGGCCGAGGAGATCACCGAGGTGTTCCGCACCCTGTGGTGGCCGCAGCTGCGCGACTCAGGGCGTACGGCCGAGGACATCACCGCCTTGGTCGAGCGCTTCAAGCCGCTGACGATCCAGGCGCTCGTCACGGCGTACGAGACCGCGGTCGACGAGGCCAAGCGCGAGACGATCCGCAGGCGCACCGAAGGCAGCTGA
- a CDS encoding acyl-CoA dehydrogenase family protein, protein MKREIFEADHDAFRETVRTFCEKEIAPHHDQWEKDGIVPRELWTKAGELGLLGFMMPEEYGGGGMNDFRFNAVLDEEIIRIGASGVGFVLHTDLVSGYLMSYATEEQKQRWLPKFCSGEMITAIAMTEPGTGSDLQNIQTTAVRDGDHYVVNGAKTFISNGILSDLVIVAVKTDPEAGAMGVSLIVLERGMEGFERGRNLDKMGLKAQDTAELFFDNVRVPVTNLLGEEGKGFIYLMEKLPQERLAISVGAMAATRAILDMTLDYVKERKAFGKPIGSFQNSRFVLAELETEMQIGQAFVDKSIVALSRGELTIEEAAMGKWWTTELQNKAAAKCLQLHGGYGYMTEYPISKAYTDSRIQTIYGGTTEIMKEIIGRTMGL, encoded by the coding sequence ACGACCAGTGGGAGAAGGACGGCATCGTCCCGCGCGAGCTCTGGACCAAGGCCGGCGAGCTGGGCCTGCTGGGCTTCATGATGCCCGAGGAGTACGGCGGTGGCGGCATGAACGACTTCCGCTTCAACGCCGTGCTCGACGAGGAGATCATCCGCATCGGCGCCAGCGGCGTCGGCTTCGTGCTGCACACCGACCTCGTCTCGGGCTACCTGATGTCGTACGCGACGGAGGAGCAGAAGCAGCGTTGGCTGCCGAAGTTCTGCAGCGGCGAGATGATCACGGCGATCGCGATGACCGAGCCGGGCACGGGCTCGGACCTGCAGAACATCCAGACGACCGCGGTGCGCGACGGCGACCACTACGTCGTCAACGGCGCCAAGACGTTCATCTCGAACGGCATCCTCTCCGACCTCGTCATCGTGGCGGTCAAGACCGACCCCGAGGCCGGCGCGATGGGCGTCTCCCTGATCGTCCTCGAGCGCGGCATGGAGGGCTTCGAGCGCGGCCGCAACCTCGACAAGATGGGGCTCAAGGCGCAGGACACCGCCGAGCTCTTCTTCGACAACGTCCGCGTACCTGTCACCAACCTGCTGGGCGAGGAGGGCAAGGGCTTCATCTACCTGATGGAGAAGCTGCCGCAGGAGCGCCTCGCGATCTCGGTCGGCGCGATGGCGGCGACCCGCGCGATCCTCGACATGACGCTGGACTACGTCAAGGAGCGCAAGGCGTTCGGCAAGCCCATCGGCTCGTTCCAGAACTCCCGCTTCGTGCTCGCCGAGCTCGAGACCGAGATGCAGATCGGTCAGGCGTTCGTCGACAAGAGCATCGTCGCGTTGAGCAGGGGCGAGCTGACGATCGAGGAAGCCGCGATGGGCAAGTGGTGGACCACGGAGCTGCAGAACAAGGCCGCGGCCAAGTGCCTGCAGCTGCACGGCGGCTACGGCTACATGACCGAGTACCCGATCTCCAAGGCGTACACGGACAGCCGGATCCAGACGATCTACGGCGGCACGACCGAGATCATGAAGGAGATCATCGGCCGCACGATGGGGCTGTAG